Proteins from a single region of Pseudarthrobacter sp. NIBRBAC000502772:
- a CDS encoding ABC-F family ATP-binding cassette domain-containing protein has protein sequence MAHIDISGIDYFLSDGTQLLNGVTFKVPDGTKTALIGPNGTGKTTLFRIISGDLVPDEGVIGRSGNMGIMRQFVGQVRDDSTVRDLLVSAAPPALAAAAREVDEAEIAMVEHDDEPSQMRYAQAIVDWGDAGGYDVETVWDEVCMAALGLPFDRAQHRPASSLSGGEQKRLVLEALFAGPDQLLLLDEPDNYLDVPGKRWLEDKLNESKKTVFFISHDRELLNNAAGRIVTLEPGINGAGAWVHGGGFGSYVDARADRNARFEELRKRWDEEHVKLKELVNMYKNKAAFRSDMANRYQAAQTRLAKFLEAGPPEALPIEQNVRMRLKGGRTAKRAVVAEKLELTGLMKPFSTEVWFGDRVGVLGSNGSGKSHFLRLLATGGTDPEREHLPVSDVDIAEVPHEGTVKLGARIRPGFFAQTHVRPDLLGKTLLEILHRGDEHRSGLGREAAAGALDGYGLASQSEQKYESLSGGQQARFQILLLQLSGATLLLLDEPTDNLDLHSAEALEKAIDHFEGTVLAVTHDRWFARTFDRFLVFGSDGRVYESPEPVWDEKRVERAR, from the coding sequence GTGGCCCACATAGACATTTCCGGCATTGACTACTTCCTCTCCGATGGCACCCAGCTGCTCAACGGCGTGACTTTCAAGGTCCCGGACGGTACCAAAACCGCCCTGATCGGCCCCAACGGCACGGGCAAGACCACCCTCTTCCGGATCATTTCCGGCGACCTCGTACCGGACGAAGGTGTGATCGGGCGCTCCGGAAACATGGGCATAATGCGCCAGTTCGTGGGCCAGGTCAGGGACGATTCCACCGTCCGGGATCTGCTGGTATCCGCCGCTCCGCCGGCCCTGGCCGCCGCGGCCAGGGAGGTGGACGAGGCCGAGATCGCGATGGTGGAGCACGACGACGAGCCCAGCCAGATGCGGTACGCGCAGGCCATCGTGGACTGGGGAGATGCCGGCGGTTATGACGTGGAGACTGTCTGGGACGAGGTCTGCATGGCCGCGCTGGGACTGCCCTTTGACCGCGCACAGCACCGCCCGGCGTCGAGCCTTTCCGGCGGCGAGCAGAAGCGGCTGGTGCTGGAGGCCCTGTTTGCCGGACCCGACCAGCTCCTGCTCCTGGACGAACCGGACAACTACCTCGATGTGCCCGGCAAGCGCTGGCTTGAGGACAAGCTGAACGAGTCCAAAAAGACTGTCTTCTTCATCAGCCACGACCGCGAGCTGCTCAACAATGCTGCCGGCCGCATCGTGACCCTTGAGCCGGGCATCAACGGAGCCGGCGCCTGGGTGCACGGCGGCGGCTTCGGCTCCTACGTTGACGCCCGCGCTGACCGGAACGCCCGCTTCGAGGAGCTCCGCAAGCGCTGGGACGAGGAGCACGTGAAGCTCAAGGAACTCGTCAACATGTACAAAAACAAGGCCGCCTTCCGCTCCGACATGGCCAACCGCTACCAGGCCGCCCAGACGCGCCTCGCCAAGTTCCTCGAGGCCGGCCCGCCGGAAGCACTGCCGATCGAGCAGAACGTGCGCATGCGCCTGAAGGGTGGTCGGACCGCCAAGCGGGCCGTTGTGGCCGAGAAACTGGAACTGACCGGGCTGATGAAGCCGTTCTCCACCGAGGTGTGGTTCGGGGACCGCGTGGGTGTGCTCGGCTCCAACGGCTCCGGCAAGAGCCACTTCCTGCGCCTGCTCGCCACGGGCGGGACGGACCCGGAACGGGAGCACCTTCCCGTGTCCGACGTCGATATTGCCGAAGTGCCGCACGAGGGGACCGTGAAACTCGGCGCCCGTATCCGGCCCGGCTTCTTCGCCCAGACCCATGTCCGGCCCGACCTCTTGGGCAAGACCCTGCTGGAGATCCTGCACCGCGGCGACGAGCACCGGTCCGGCCTGGGCCGGGAGGCAGCCGCCGGCGCATTGGACGGCTACGGCCTGGCGTCGCAGTCGGAGCAGAAGTACGAGTCCCTCTCCGGCGGCCAGCAGGCACGGTTCCAGATCCTGCTGCTGCAGCTCTCCGGCGCCACGCTCCTGCTGCTGGATGAGCCCACGGACAACCTGGACCTACATTCGGCCGAGGCGCTGGAGAAGGCCATCGACCACTTCGAGGGTACCGTCCTGGCAGTCACCCATGACCGCTGGTTCGCCCGCACCTTCGACCGGTTCCTGGTGTTCGGTTCCGACGGCCGCGTCTACGAATCCCCCGAGCCTGTGTGGGACGAAAAGCGGGTTGAGCGCGCCCGCTGA
- a CDS encoding MFS transporter, producing the protein MSINTSTTAGPSLRAAAAATFVVFGINGFVFASWAARIPAVTETLHLTSGQMGTLLLCIAVGSLLALPTAGLVVGKIGTANAVRTGGLLSALAGVGIALSLSAESIPGTAVSLFFFGIGVGLWDVSQNIEGADVEHKLRRTIMPQFHAAFSGGAFVGALIGAGLSTLGIGLPLHLLVIAGVVVVVALVAPRYFLPHAAQAAPVEGEPTAVKGPSAWRDGRTLLIGVVVLGATLTEGAGNDWIAKATVDGLGSSESTGALMFALFVLAMTAMRLFGGRVIDIYGRVVVLRASMAAATAGLCLFVLAGNIWLAGVGAALWGVGSALAFPMGMSAAADDPKHAAARVSVVSTLGYVSFLAGPPLLGYLGDLTGIHLALLAILAPILVALLLAGAARPLASAPQSSKALPSE; encoded by the coding sequence ATGAGCATCAACACCAGCACGACGGCCGGACCGTCCCTCAGGGCAGCAGCCGCCGCCACTTTTGTGGTCTTCGGGATCAACGGCTTCGTTTTTGCCAGCTGGGCCGCCAGGATCCCCGCCGTCACTGAGACGCTGCACCTGACCTCCGGCCAGATGGGCACGCTTCTGCTGTGCATCGCCGTCGGCTCCCTGCTCGCCCTTCCGACGGCGGGACTTGTGGTGGGGAAGATCGGCACGGCCAATGCCGTGCGCACAGGCGGCCTGCTGTCAGCCCTGGCCGGCGTGGGCATTGCCCTTTCCCTGTCGGCGGAATCGATCCCGGGCACTGCCGTTTCGCTGTTCTTCTTCGGCATTGGCGTCGGGCTGTGGGACGTTTCCCAAAATATTGAAGGAGCCGACGTCGAGCACAAGCTTCGGCGCACCATCATGCCGCAGTTCCATGCGGCCTTCAGCGGCGGGGCCTTTGTGGGGGCGCTGATCGGTGCGGGCCTCTCGACACTCGGTATTGGCCTCCCGCTGCACCTGCTGGTCATCGCCGGCGTAGTAGTGGTGGTAGCCCTCGTGGCGCCCCGCTATTTCCTCCCCCACGCCGCCCAGGCCGCTCCGGTGGAGGGTGAACCGACGGCGGTGAAGGGGCCATCGGCCTGGCGTGACGGCCGCACCCTGCTGATCGGCGTGGTGGTCCTGGGTGCAACCCTCACCGAAGGCGCCGGAAACGACTGGATCGCCAAGGCCACTGTTGACGGCCTGGGCAGTTCGGAATCCACAGGTGCCCTGATGTTCGCCTTGTTTGTCCTGGCAATGACGGCGATGCGACTCTTCGGCGGCCGCGTGATCGACATCTACGGCCGCGTCGTAGTGCTCCGGGCCAGCATGGCCGCGGCCACGGCCGGTCTGTGCCTGTTTGTGCTCGCGGGGAACATCTGGCTGGCCGGGGTTGGTGCTGCGCTGTGGGGCGTGGGCTCCGCGCTGGCCTTCCCCATGGGAATGTCAGCGGCCGCCGACGACCCGAAGCATGCGGCCGCGAGGGTTTCGGTTGTATCCACCCTGGGGTATGTTTCCTTCCTCGCCGGCCCGCCGTTGCTGGGCTACCTGGGCGACCTCACGGGAATCCACCTGGCGCTCCTCGCGATCCTGGCCCCGATCCTGGTGGCACTGCTCCTCGCCGGGGCCGCGAGGCCATTGGCCTCCGCGCCCCAGTCCTCCAAGGCCCTGCCCTCCGAGTAG
- a CDS encoding bifunctional phosphatase PAP2/diacylglycerol kinase family protein: MYRVWRKGPGWISRFDRHLVRGVSSFPGGNHDEFFRRLSASATHGKLWIGAAAIMAAFPGKPRRAALHGLIAQAVASAVTNVVFKTLLPRARPLPEHLPIFRFVHPQPTSSSMPSGHSASAIAFALGAGLVKPVVGAALAPAALGVAYSRVHTGAHWPSDVFFGSAIGAGAALMTRKWWPVRPPFPGVSRTATQAPELPGGEGLSIVVNTLGGSFTEQTAGALQEVFPEAYIKTVELGESLEDAIQATASHPDTRALGVWGGDGTVGTAAAAAVEHSLPLLVLPGGTLNHFARDTGTATLKDAVEAAAAGEAARADVGIVTVERGLAVNPETADLVMLNTASIGLYPNLVRRREQLQPALGKPLAGVVAMFRTFAAGTPTTLTVDGVRHKLWIAYIGRGRYYPRDHAPLSRPVLDDGVLDVRMITADESFARLRLLWSVLTGTVATSRITHLREATEVRIESEGSPMALAVDGEALAGVRSVRIRVEPRALTYYSPRT; the protein is encoded by the coding sequence ATGTACAGAGTGTGGCGCAAGGGACCGGGCTGGATCAGCCGCTTTGACCGGCACCTTGTTCGCGGCGTGTCGTCGTTCCCGGGTGGAAACCACGATGAGTTTTTCCGGCGCCTCTCCGCCTCCGCCACCCACGGCAAACTGTGGATCGGGGCTGCGGCGATCATGGCTGCCTTCCCCGGCAAGCCCCGCCGGGCTGCCCTGCACGGGCTGATCGCCCAAGCGGTGGCATCGGCGGTGACCAACGTGGTGTTCAAGACCCTGTTGCCGCGGGCACGCCCGCTCCCTGAACATCTGCCGATTTTCCGGTTCGTCCATCCCCAGCCCACCAGTTCGTCCATGCCCTCGGGGCATTCGGCCTCAGCTATCGCCTTCGCGCTCGGCGCGGGGCTGGTCAAGCCGGTTGTCGGTGCTGCACTTGCGCCAGCGGCGCTGGGGGTGGCCTACTCCCGCGTCCACACGGGGGCCCACTGGCCCTCGGATGTGTTCTTCGGTTCGGCGATCGGCGCAGGGGCGGCGCTGATGACCCGGAAGTGGTGGCCCGTCCGCCCACCGTTTCCCGGAGTATCGCGCACCGCAACCCAGGCGCCGGAGCTGCCGGGCGGTGAAGGCCTCAGCATCGTGGTGAATACCCTCGGCGGCTCCTTCACGGAACAAACGGCAGGCGCGCTCCAGGAAGTATTCCCCGAGGCGTATATAAAAACAGTCGAGCTGGGAGAGAGCCTGGAGGATGCCATCCAGGCCACCGCTTCCCACCCGGACACCCGTGCCCTGGGCGTCTGGGGCGGCGACGGTACCGTTGGCACCGCCGCCGCAGCCGCCGTCGAACATTCCCTGCCGCTGCTGGTGCTCCCGGGCGGAACGCTCAACCACTTCGCGCGGGACACAGGGACTGCCACCCTGAAGGACGCTGTGGAAGCCGCGGCCGCCGGTGAGGCCGCGCGGGCCGACGTCGGCATTGTGACCGTGGAGCGCGGGCTGGCGGTTAACCCGGAAACAGCTGACCTGGTCATGCTGAACACGGCCAGCATCGGCCTGTACCCCAACCTGGTCCGGCGGAGGGAGCAGCTGCAGCCGGCCCTCGGCAAACCGCTGGCCGGCGTGGTGGCAATGTTCCGGACCTTCGCCGCGGGAACACCCACCACCCTGACCGTGGACGGCGTCCGGCACAAACTCTGGATCGCGTACATCGGACGCGGGCGCTACTACCCCCGGGACCACGCGCCCCTGTCGCGGCCCGTGCTGGACGATGGCGTCCTGGATGTCCGCATGATCACCGCCGACGAATCCTTTGCCCGGCTCCGGCTCCTGTGGTCGGTGTTGACCGGCACGGTGGCTACGTCCCGGATCACCCATCTGCGGGAGGCTACCGAGGTCCGGATTGAGTCGGAGGGCTCCCCCATGGCACTGGCGGTCGACGGCGAGGCGCTGGCGGGCGTGCGCAGCGTCCGGATCCGGGTGGAACCGCGTGCCTTGACCTACTACTCGCCCCGCACCTAA
- a CDS encoding ABC transporter permease has product MTETQTSRVRSTAGTKGVTFAGVLRSEWIKLFSLMSTRILLLLTLVAIIGVGALAVLIRFSFLDEMARQARDQGQTLTPEMMSQTFPPGSGFDLYNLPNAGLQIGILVLGSLAVLFISSEYATGMIRSTMNAVPRRTPAFVAKAILLAVISYVITTIAAVATFLIAMPVFQGLGLDLDWSTEGVLYSVFTGGLYVAGVALIGLSLGALLRNSAGGITVLVGLFFVLSIAASFMTFIPGDFWKYVPQYLPSDAGGRFLSIGHIDGIIDPWHGGLIFLGYVLLFLVPAMIVLKKRDV; this is encoded by the coding sequence ATGACTGAAACCCAAACTTCCCGGGTCCGTTCCACCGCTGGTACCAAGGGCGTGACGTTCGCCGGTGTGCTGCGGTCCGAATGGATCAAGCTGTTCTCCCTGATGTCCACCCGCATCCTGCTGCTCCTGACCCTGGTGGCGATTATCGGCGTCGGGGCCCTCGCGGTCCTGATCCGGTTCTCCTTCCTGGACGAAATGGCCCGGCAGGCCCGGGACCAGGGCCAGACCCTGACGCCGGAAATGATGTCGCAGACCTTCCCGCCAGGATCAGGTTTTGACCTGTACAACCTGCCCAATGCAGGCCTGCAGATCGGCATCCTGGTGCTGGGCTCGCTGGCTGTCCTGTTTATCTCCTCCGAGTACGCCACGGGAATGATCCGTTCCACCATGAACGCCGTCCCGCGCCGCACACCGGCCTTCGTGGCCAAGGCGATCCTGCTCGCGGTGATCTCCTACGTCATCACCACCATCGCCGCCGTGGCCACGTTCCTGATTGCCATGCCGGTCTTCCAGGGACTGGGCTTGGATCTGGACTGGTCCACGGAGGGCGTGCTGTACAGCGTCTTCACGGGCGGCCTCTACGTTGCCGGGGTGGCCCTGATCGGCCTGTCGCTCGGCGCACTGCTCCGCAACTCCGCGGGCGGCATTACCGTGCTGGTGGGCCTGTTCTTCGTCCTGTCCATTGCGGCGAGCTTTATGACTTTCATCCCCGGTGACTTCTGGAAGTACGTGCCCCAGTACCTCCCCAGCGATGCCGGCGGACGGTTCCTCTCCATTGGCCACATCGACGGCATCATCGATCCCTGGCATGGCGGCCTGATTTTCCTGGGCTACGTTCTGCTGTTCCTGGTTCCGGCCATGATTGTGCTCAAGAAACGCGACGTCTAG
- a CDS encoding NAD(P)/FAD-dependent oxidoreductase, producing the protein MPDVAVVGSGPNGLAAAAVMARAGLSVEVHEAADTIGGGTRTAELMQPGHLHDICSAVHPMALASPFFRDFELARRIDLVVPELSFGSPLDGGRAALGYHSLERTVQGLGRDGDAYRRLIGPLVDRIDGVMDLTQHQLLRIPRDPLAAALFGLRTLEQGSRLWNARFHKDLAPALLSGVAAHAVSQLPSLASAGAGLMLTALAHAQGWPIPLGGSASIAAALEADIRAHGGVIRTGATIESLQQLRGARATLLDVAPRGLLNIAGDSLPARYRQALEAFRYGNGSCKVDFILSGPVPWAAKELGDAGTVHVGGTRAELARAENEVSAGKHPERPYVLVAQPSRFDTGRAPAGRQILWAYCHVPAGSTRDMGEAVTAQLERFAPGFRDVVMQTRVTTAAELASYNRNYVGGDFSAGIMDVRGLIQRPVVSRVPWRTPVPGVYLCSSSTPPGPGVTGMPGFFAAKHALKDIFGLGVPSLGL; encoded by the coding sequence ATGCCTGACGTCGCCGTCGTCGGGTCCGGACCCAACGGGCTGGCTGCAGCCGCCGTAATGGCGCGCGCCGGCCTCTCCGTCGAAGTCCACGAGGCGGCGGACACCATCGGAGGCGGTACACGCACCGCCGAACTGATGCAGCCCGGGCACCTCCATGACATCTGCTCGGCCGTGCACCCCATGGCGCTGGCATCACCCTTCTTCCGCGACTTCGAGCTGGCACGCCGGATAGACCTGGTGGTCCCGGAGCTTTCGTTCGGATCACCGCTCGACGGCGGACGGGCGGCCCTCGGATATCACAGCCTCGAACGGACGGTCCAAGGCCTGGGCCGGGACGGCGACGCGTACCGCCGGCTTATTGGACCGCTGGTTGACCGCATTGACGGCGTGATGGATCTGACGCAGCACCAGCTGCTGAGGATCCCCCGGGATCCCCTGGCGGCGGCGCTGTTCGGGCTGCGGACACTGGAGCAGGGATCGCGGCTGTGGAACGCGCGGTTCCACAAGGACCTTGCGCCCGCACTGCTCAGCGGCGTGGCCGCCCATGCGGTTTCGCAGCTGCCCTCGCTGGCCTCTGCAGGCGCCGGTCTCATGCTCACCGCACTGGCCCACGCCCAAGGCTGGCCGATTCCGCTGGGGGGATCGGCCTCCATTGCGGCGGCGCTGGAGGCCGACATCCGTGCCCACGGCGGGGTGATCCGTACGGGGGCGACGATCGAGAGCCTCCAACAACTCCGCGGCGCGCGGGCCACTCTCCTGGACGTGGCCCCACGGGGCCTGCTGAACATTGCAGGCGACAGCCTCCCGGCCAGGTACCGGCAAGCCCTGGAGGCGTTCCGCTATGGGAATGGTTCCTGCAAAGTGGACTTCATTCTGTCCGGACCTGTTCCGTGGGCAGCAAAGGAACTGGGGGACGCCGGAACGGTGCACGTCGGCGGCACGCGTGCTGAACTTGCCCGTGCCGAGAACGAAGTATCCGCCGGGAAACACCCGGAACGCCCTTACGTCCTGGTGGCCCAGCCATCACGGTTCGACACGGGCCGGGCGCCGGCCGGCCGGCAGATCCTGTGGGCATACTGCCATGTGCCTGCCGGATCAACCCGCGACATGGGCGAGGCCGTCACCGCGCAGCTCGAGCGCTTCGCGCCCGGGTTCCGGGATGTGGTGATGCAGACCCGGGTGACCACTGCGGCGGAACTGGCCAGCTACAACCGGAACTACGTGGGCGGGGACTTCAGTGCCGGCATCATGGATGTGCGCGGACTTATCCAGCGCCCTGTGGTCTCCCGCGTTCCATGGCGGACGCCCGTGCCCGGCGTGTATCTCTGTTCCTCCTCTACGCCGCCCGGCCCCGGCGTAACGGGCATGCCAGGGTTCTTCGCCGCGAAACATGCCCTGAAGGACATATTTGGTCTTGGGGTCCCTTCGCTCGGCCTCTGA
- a CDS encoding ABC transporter ATP-binding protein, producing MIEATGLSKVYGSKTAVDGVSFTVKAGQVTGFLGPNGAGKSTTMRMIMGLDRPTSGTVTVNGLHYADHKAPLHQVGALLDAKAVHTSRSAYNHLRAMAATHNIPTSRVHEVIEMTGLEAVARKKAGGFSLGMGQRLGIANALLGDPQTLILDEPVNGLDPEGVLWVRNLVRYLAGQGKTVFLSSHLMSEMAQTADHLIVIGRGKIIADAPVQDIIAGTRQVKTLVRTSAATQLSALLSGDGVTVNQGQPETLEVTGLDARQIAQVALDNRVLVYELTPQQSSLEDAYFDLTKDEVEYHSHLTGGPAGEFAPETASATAGK from the coding sequence ATGATTGAGGCAACAGGCCTGTCAAAGGTCTACGGCAGCAAAACGGCGGTTGACGGCGTCAGCTTCACCGTCAAAGCAGGACAGGTAACGGGCTTCCTGGGCCCGAACGGTGCCGGCAAATCCACCACCATGCGCATGATCATGGGACTGGACCGGCCGACGTCGGGCACGGTCACCGTCAACGGCCTGCACTACGCCGATCACAAGGCCCCCCTGCACCAGGTGGGGGCGCTGCTGGACGCCAAAGCCGTCCACACCAGCCGCAGCGCCTACAACCACCTGCGGGCCATGGCGGCGACGCACAACATTCCCACGTCCCGGGTGCATGAAGTCATCGAAATGACCGGCCTGGAGGCAGTGGCCAGGAAGAAGGCAGGCGGCTTCTCGCTGGGCATGGGGCAGCGCCTGGGCATTGCCAACGCGCTCCTTGGCGACCCGCAGACCCTGATCCTGGACGAGCCGGTCAACGGCCTCGATCCGGAAGGTGTGTTGTGGGTCCGCAACCTGGTCCGCTACCTCGCCGGGCAGGGCAAAACCGTCTTCCTGTCCTCACACCTCATGAGCGAAATGGCCCAGACGGCAGACCACCTGATCGTGATCGGCCGCGGCAAAATCATCGCGGACGCCCCCGTGCAGGACATCATTGCGGGCACCCGTCAGGTCAAAACCCTGGTCCGCACGTCCGCCGCCACCCAGCTGTCCGCCCTGCTGTCCGGCGATGGCGTGACCGTGAACCAGGGCCAGCCCGAAACCCTGGAAGTGACAGGCCTGGACGCACGCCAGATCGCCCAAGTGGCACTGGACAACCGCGTGCTCGTCTACGAACTCACCCCGCAGCAATCGTCTCTGGAAGACGCCTACTTCGACCTCACCAAGGACGAAGTGGAATACCACTCACACCTGACCGGTGGACCCGCCGGCGAGTTCGCCCCGGAAACCGCCTCGGCAACGGCAGGAAAGTAA
- a CDS encoding DeoR/GlpR family DNA-binding transcription regulator, whose translation MKTEERHRLIGELLRHQAEVSVEELTHACDASGATIRRDLELLASHGVLRRVHGGARSLIAGGENPGYGQRELEDQAVKARIAAAVAGLLGERELVWLDSGTTATEIARVLRGRELTLMPMSMRSLTTVTDDDPHAGQRPALLLPGGSLVPGELSFRGPLAEANIRSLRFDTAVVTPCALNLRDGLLAHDLEDAAVKRAGLESAARVIVACAGAKWNATAMALVAPLDAVHVIVTDKDLSADELAHLNKLSVEVVKA comes from the coding sequence ATGAAGACTGAAGAGCGGCACCGCCTGATCGGGGAGCTGCTTCGCCACCAGGCCGAGGTCTCCGTTGAAGAGCTGACCCACGCGTGCGACGCATCGGGCGCCACCATCCGGCGGGACCTTGAGCTGCTCGCATCGCATGGTGTGCTGCGCAGGGTCCACGGCGGTGCCAGGAGCCTGATTGCCGGCGGCGAAAACCCCGGCTACGGCCAGCGCGAACTTGAAGACCAGGCCGTGAAGGCCAGGATCGCCGCCGCCGTGGCAGGCCTGCTGGGAGAGCGCGAACTCGTGTGGCTGGACAGCGGCACCACAGCCACGGAAATTGCCCGCGTCCTCCGCGGGCGCGAACTGACGCTGATGCCCATGTCCATGCGCTCCCTGACGACGGTCACCGACGACGACCCGCATGCCGGCCAGCGTCCTGCCCTGCTGCTCCCCGGCGGAAGCCTGGTTCCCGGCGAGCTCTCCTTCCGCGGCCCGCTCGCGGAAGCCAACATCCGGTCCCTGCGCTTCGACACGGCGGTGGTCACGCCCTGCGCCCTGAACCTCAGGGACGGTCTCCTGGCCCATGATCTGGAAGACGCTGCAGTGAAGCGGGCCGGCCTCGAATCCGCGGCGCGGGTGATTGTTGCCTGCGCCGGCGCCAAATGGAATGCCACCGCGATGGCCCTGGTTGCCCCCTTGGACGCAGTGCACGTGATAGTTACGGACAAAGACCTGAGTGCGGACGAACTCGCACACCTCAACAAGCTCTCGGTGGAAGTAGTCAAAGCATGA
- a CDS encoding penicillin-binding transpeptidase domain-containing protein — protein MGNSKKLSLAIAALILGASLVACDDGRGGAESAAKQFASALSTLDVGSVAFDGKDSGVAKQQVQDVFKALEPDKPTVSAGDLTLDGDTATVPLDYTWKIGTGEWKYTVSADFTKSGDKWLAVWNPAVLVPGLADSEILSKGTQSPQRADILGAGDAKLVTYRPVVNVGIDRLLLGSADAAASATKLAELVGVDPAGYAQQVAASGAEAFVRAITLRDEGRTVTDAQITAIPGARAIPEAQPLAPSRTFARAVLGTVGEATAEQIEASDGVLTAGDVTGIGGLQQQYDAQLRGTDAVVIRAQRADLTREQIQAAGTDPRRVVFEMAPTPGTPLKTTLDPNLQSLAESTLAGVGPASAIVALRPSTGAVLAAASGPGSNGYNTAMLGQYAPGSTFKIVDSLAMLRNGLTPDSKVECTPTLTVDGRTFKNAEGYPETSLGSVALRDAFAHSCNTAFIAARDTVTQAQLEAAAVAMGVAVEAPALGAAAFLGSVPGEAAGTEHAASMIGQGKVLLSPLAAAIMAGSVGKGSPVSPQLVLNPDAGAAAADTAGGTTAEGGSPPSTVTPEAPAKASGQPITAAEAAALSDMMRAVVTSGHAGFLTTVPGAPVGAKTGTAEFGKETPPKTHAWIVAVHGDLAVAVFVEDGGLGATTSGPLLKQFLTAAG, from the coding sequence GTGGGGAACTCAAAGAAACTATCGCTTGCCATAGCTGCACTCATTCTCGGCGCCTCCTTGGTTGCCTGCGACGACGGCAGAGGGGGTGCCGAAAGCGCGGCCAAGCAGTTTGCGTCCGCTCTTTCCACGCTCGACGTCGGCTCGGTCGCCTTTGATGGCAAGGACTCCGGGGTGGCCAAGCAACAGGTCCAGGACGTTTTCAAGGCCCTGGAGCCGGACAAGCCCACCGTGTCGGCCGGCGATCTCACCCTGGACGGCGACACTGCAACAGTTCCGCTGGACTACACCTGGAAAATCGGCACCGGCGAGTGGAAATACACGGTCTCCGCAGATTTCACGAAGTCAGGGGACAAATGGCTGGCGGTCTGGAACCCGGCAGTCCTGGTCCCCGGACTCGCCGACAGCGAAATCCTCAGCAAGGGCACCCAGTCGCCGCAACGCGCCGACATCCTGGGCGCGGGTGACGCGAAGCTGGTCACGTACCGTCCCGTGGTCAACGTGGGGATCGACAGACTGCTTCTGGGATCCGCGGACGCCGCCGCGTCAGCCACCAAACTGGCCGAACTGGTGGGTGTGGATCCCGCCGGCTACGCCCAACAGGTAGCGGCCTCCGGTGCCGAGGCGTTCGTCCGGGCCATCACTCTCCGTGATGAGGGCCGCACCGTCACGGACGCGCAGATCACGGCCATTCCCGGTGCCCGCGCCATCCCGGAAGCCCAGCCGCTGGCACCCAGCCGCACATTCGCAAGGGCAGTCCTCGGCACCGTCGGCGAGGCCACGGCCGAGCAGATCGAGGCGTCCGACGGCGTCCTGACGGCTGGCGACGTCACTGGCATCGGCGGGCTCCAGCAGCAGTACGACGCGCAGCTCCGCGGCACCGACGCCGTGGTGATCCGTGCCCAGCGGGCCGACCTGACCCGCGAACAGATCCAGGCCGCCGGAACGGATCCGCGCAGGGTGGTCTTCGAGATGGCCCCGACACCGGGCACGCCACTGAAAACCACCCTTGATCCGAACCTCCAGTCACTCGCCGAGAGCACCCTTGCCGGTGTAGGCCCGGCGTCGGCCATCGTGGCGCTCCGCCCCTCCACGGGGGCCGTCCTCGCCGCGGCCTCAGGCCCGGGAAGCAACGGCTACAACACCGCCATGCTGGGCCAGTACGCGCCCGGGTCAACCTTCAAGATCGTCGATTCGCTTGCCATGCTCCGCAACGGCCTGACGCCCGATTCGAAGGTGGAATGCACACCCACCCTTACCGTGGACGGCCGGACGTTCAAGAACGCGGAAGGTTACCCGGAAACGTCGCTGGGGTCCGTAGCACTCCGCGATGCCTTTGCCCACTCGTGCAACACGGCGTTCATCGCTGCGCGCGACACAGTCACACAGGCCCAGCTTGAGGCCGCCGCCGTCGCCATGGGCGTGGCGGTGGAGGCCCCCGCGCTGGGCGCCGCGGCTTTCCTGGGGTCCGTTCCGGGCGAGGCTGCGGGCACCGAACATGCCGCCTCGATGATCGGTCAGGGCAAGGTGCTCCTGTCCCCGCTGGCAGCGGCCATCATGGCCGGTTCCGTGGGCAAGGGATCCCCCGTCTCACCGCAGCTGGTCCTGAACCCCGACGCCGGCGCTGCCGCGGCAGACACCGCCGGTGGGACGACCGCGGAGGGCGGGTCGCCGCCGTCGACCGTTACGCCGGAAGCGCCGGCCAAGGCGTCCGGCCAGCCCATCACTGCCGCCGAGGCCGCGGCACTGTCCGACATGATGCGGGCGGTAGTCACGTCCGGCCACGCGGGCTTCCTGACGACAGTTCCCGGCGCGCCGGTGGGGGCCAAGACCGGCACGGCGGAGTTCGGCAAGGAGACCCCGCCCAAGACGCACGCCTGGATTGTGGCCGTCCACGGTGACCTGGCCGTGGCCGTGTTCGTCGAGGACGGCGGACTCGGAGCCACCACGTCCGGGCCGCTGCTCAAGCAGTTCCTGACCGCCGCCGGCTAG